The following are from one region of the Erwinia billingiae Eb661 genome:
- the chaA gene encoding sodium-potassium/proton antiporter ChaA, with protein sequence MSAHEGVKTRHKETSLILPLAALGILWFWGASSSFPIVITINLIALFAILSSAFSVVRHADVLAHRLGEPYGSLILSLSVVILEVSLISALMATGDAAPALMRDTLYSIIMIVTCGLVGAALLLGGRKFATQYVNLAGVKQYLIAIFPLGILVLVFPNALPGGNFSVGQALLISAISAAMYGVFLLIQTKTHQSLFVYEHEDEGDDPHHGKPSAHSNIWHSGWLIVHLIAVIAVTKMNATPLESLLTTLNAPEQFTGFLVALLILSPEGLGAIKAVLANQVQRAMNLFFGSVLATISLTVPAVTIIATLTGQQLIFGLEPPQMVMMIAALLLCQISFSTGRTNVLNGAAHLALFVGYLMTIML encoded by the coding sequence ATGAGTGCCCATGAAGGCGTCAAAACACGCCATAAAGAAACATCCTTAATTCTTCCCCTCGCCGCGCTGGGTATTTTGTGGTTTTGGGGTGCCTCAAGCTCGTTTCCCATCGTTATCACCATCAACCTTATTGCCCTGTTCGCTATCCTTAGCAGCGCCTTTAGCGTGGTTCGCCATGCGGATGTGCTGGCACACCGTCTGGGAGAACCCTACGGCTCGCTGATCCTCAGCCTGTCGGTGGTGATCCTGGAAGTCAGCCTGATCTCGGCGCTGATGGCGACCGGCGATGCCGCACCGGCATTGATGCGCGACACCCTCTATTCAATCATCATGATTGTGACCTGCGGTCTGGTCGGCGCGGCGTTGCTGTTGGGCGGACGCAAGTTTGCCACCCAGTACGTTAACCTCGCCGGGGTTAAGCAGTACCTGATCGCCATTTTCCCGCTGGGTATTCTGGTGCTGGTGTTTCCCAATGCCCTGCCCGGCGGCAACTTTTCCGTCGGCCAGGCGCTGCTGATTTCGGCAATTTCTGCCGCGATGTATGGCGTGTTCCTGCTGATCCAGACCAAAACGCACCAGAGCCTGTTTGTTTACGAACATGAAGATGAGGGCGATGACCCGCACCACGGCAAGCCCTCCGCGCACTCCAACATCTGGCACTCGGGCTGGCTGATTGTGCATCTGATTGCGGTGATTGCGGTCACCAAGATGAACGCCACGCCGCTGGAGTCCTTGCTGACCACGCTGAATGCGCCAGAGCAGTTCACCGGCTTCCTGGTGGCCTTGCTGATCCTCTCCCCGGAAGGTCTGGGCGCGATTAAAGCGGTGCTGGCGAATCAGGTGCAGCGTGCCATGAACCTGTTCTTCGGTTCGGTACTGGCGACCATCTCGCTGACGGTGCCTGCGGTGACGATTATTGCTACCCTCACCGGCCAGCAGCTGATCTTCGGCCTGGAGCCGCCACAGATGGTGATGATGATTGCGGCGCTGCTGTTATGCCAAATCTCCTTCTCCACCGGCAGAACCAACGTGCTGAACGGCGCGGCGCATCTGGCGTTGTTTGTCGGCTATCTGATGACCATCATGCTGTAA
- a CDS encoding gamma-glutamylcyclotransferase, with protein sequence MLTRDFLLKADCKTAFGAIEESLLWTCEQRAASLAATLACRPNHSPVWIFGYGSLMWNPIFESDEIAEGTLEGWHRAFCLRLTAGRGTATQPGRMLALKEGGETTGLAYRLPEEKLHEELELLWKREMVTGCYLPTWCDLKLADGRTVTAMAFVMDPRHALYEADSCPKTIAPLIAQASGPLGTNAQYLYSLEQELKKRGLYDDCLTDLVQRVRELQECHNNMVG encoded by the coding sequence ATGTTAACAAGAGATTTCCTGTTAAAAGCGGATTGTAAGACAGCTTTTGGTGCTATTGAGGAATCGTTGTTATGGACCTGTGAGCAACGGGCAGCCTCATTAGCCGCTACGCTGGCCTGTCGTCCCAATCATAGCCCGGTGTGGATTTTTGGATACGGCTCGCTGATGTGGAACCCGATCTTCGAATCGGATGAAATTGCCGAAGGCACGCTGGAAGGCTGGCATCGGGCATTCTGCCTGCGCTTAACCGCCGGGCGCGGCACGGCGACCCAGCCGGGACGCATGCTGGCGTTGAAAGAGGGCGGTGAAACCACCGGGCTGGCCTATCGTTTGCCCGAAGAGAAGCTGCATGAAGAGCTGGAGCTGCTGTGGAAGCGCGAAATGGTCACCGGCTGCTATCTGCCGACCTGGTGCGATTTGAAGCTGGCAGACGGCCGCACGGTGACCGCAATGGCGTTCGTGATGGACCCACGCCATGCGCTGTATGAAGCCGATTCCTGCCCGAAAACCATTGCGCCGCTGATTGCACAAGCCAGCGGTCCATTGGGCACCAACGCGCAGTATCTTTACTCCCTTGAACAGGAGTTAAAGAAGCGGGGCTTGTATGACGACTGCCTGACCGACCTGGTTCAGCGCGTACGCGAGTTGCAGGAGTGCCACAACAATATGGTGGGGTGA
- a CDS encoding serine/threonine protein kinase: protein MSANEKTKTVPNALPAGHRFNEFEIKEVIGGGGFGIVYRAWDHLLERTIAIKEYLPISLASRGDDLTIVLRGERYQKLFNAGLNSFIQEARLLARFNHPGLLHVLRFWEENGTAYMGTLYYSGMTLKEWQQGSPESVTDGWIRQLLPPLFGAIDTIHRGGYLHRDISLDNIQIQDNQLPVLLDFGSARKEIGNLSDETEIMLKPGYAPIEQYSEESDSEQGPWTDIYALGAVLHTLVTGNPPPVSVVRCIEDRYQPLTQLRPEGFSLSLLNAIDQSLAMKPQDRPQSIDALAALIELPVSTVEQLVTAVTQISEPAPEPSVEPEPLPEPVMIAVNPTAGSAEIVSPRSSRKLSKPLAVLSAVALVAVVGLVVMLNRGGDKTVEHPAAAATADATAPVASAAPPVAAQNTGPMLATVYLKLTAGETVLLNGTPMDVKPNNNGYASLNLAAGSYKIEVHSGTAVHSQQLDINKAGTWLINPGV, encoded by the coding sequence ATGTCGGCGAACGAGAAAACCAAAACAGTCCCCAATGCGCTTCCGGCCGGGCACCGTTTTAATGAGTTTGAGATCAAGGAAGTGATTGGCGGTGGCGGCTTCGGGATCGTTTATCGTGCCTGGGATCATCTGCTTGAACGCACCATTGCGATCAAAGAATATCTGCCGATTTCGCTGGCCTCGCGCGGGGACGATCTGACCATCGTGCTGCGCGGTGAACGCTATCAGAAGTTATTTAACGCCGGCCTGAACAGCTTTATTCAGGAAGCCCGCCTGCTCGCCCGCTTTAATCATCCTGGCTTGCTGCACGTGCTGCGCTTCTGGGAAGAGAACGGCACCGCCTATATGGGCACGCTCTACTACAGCGGAATGACGCTGAAAGAGTGGCAGCAAGGCAGCCCGGAAAGCGTGACCGATGGCTGGATCCGCCAGCTGCTGCCGCCGTTATTCGGCGCCATTGATACCATTCATCGCGGTGGCTATCTGCACCGGGATATCTCCCTCGACAATATCCAGATTCAGGATAACCAGCTGCCGGTGCTGCTCGACTTCGGCTCGGCGCGCAAAGAAATCGGCAATCTCTCCGATGAAACCGAAATTATGCTCAAGCCTGGCTATGCGCCGATCGAGCAGTACAGCGAAGAGAGCGACAGCGAACAGGGTCCGTGGACCGATATTTACGCGCTGGGTGCGGTGCTGCATACGCTGGTGACCGGCAATCCTCCGCCGGTCAGCGTGGTGCGCTGTATCGAAGATCGCTATCAGCCGTTGACCCAGCTGCGACCGGAAGGCTTCTCGCTATCCCTGTTAAACGCCATCGACCAGTCGCTGGCGATGAAACCGCAGGATCGTCCTCAGTCTATCGACGCGCTGGCGGCGCTGATCGAGCTGCCGGTCAGCACGGTTGAGCAGCTGGTGACGGCGGTGACGCAAATCTCCGAACCGGCTCCCGAGCCGTCAGTCGAGCCGGAGCCGCTTCCTGAGCCGGTGATGATTGCCGTTAACCCGACGGCGGGCTCCGCAGAGATTGTCAGCCCGCGCAGCAGCCGTAAGCTGTCCAAACCGCTGGCGGTGTTAAGCGCGGTGGCACTGGTTGCGGTGGTGGGTCTGGTGGTGATGCTGAACCGGGGAGGCGATAAAACCGTCGAGCATCCGGCCGCGGCGGCGACGGCAGATGCCACAGCACCGGTCGCCAGTGCTGCGCCACCGGTAGCAGCGCAGAACACCGGCCCGATGCTGGCAACGGTCTATCTGAAGCTGACCGCCGGTGAAACCGTGTTGCTGAACGGCACGCCGATGGACGTTAAGCCCAATAATAATGGCTATGCTTCGCTTAATCTGGCGGCGGGAAGCTATAAAATCGAAGTCCATTCCGGCACGGCGGTACACAGCCAGCAGCTGGATATCAATAAAGCGGGTACCTGGCTGATCAATCCGGGCGTGTAA
- a CDS encoding PP2C family protein-serine/threonine phosphatase, giving the protein MKINTASTSEIGARESNQDETGEYTGAHSACFLVCDGVAGTEGGEIAARLARDALLTEFADDRPINPADTEKWVTKADQAIRQAQRNNLNFKRMSTTLAALFIDRVQQRAWWAHAGDSRVYHFRRGFINTVTRDHSLAQQMKEAGVDNSGINSNLLYNALGADGTLPVSYSDVIQLEDGDAFLVCTDGFWCSLSPQEMEQALRMVNSPEEWLALMQKAINRSEKKDNLSAVAVWVGSPQETTLLQSMADSARFLPPRD; this is encoded by the coding sequence ATGAAGATTAACACTGCCTCGACCTCAGAAATTGGCGCAAGAGAGAGCAATCAGGATGAAACGGGTGAGTACACCGGCGCGCATTCTGCCTGTTTTTTAGTCTGCGATGGCGTGGCGGGCACCGAGGGTGGTGAGATCGCCGCCCGACTGGCCCGTGATGCGTTACTGACCGAATTCGCCGATGACCGGCCGATAAATCCGGCTGATACCGAAAAATGGGTCACCAAAGCCGACCAGGCGATCCGCCAGGCGCAGAGGAATAATCTGAATTTTAAGCGCATGAGCACCACCCTTGCCGCGCTGTTTATTGACCGCGTGCAACAACGCGCATGGTGGGCCCACGCTGGTGACAGCCGTGTTTATCACTTCCGTCGTGGCTTCATCAATACGGTGACCCGTGACCACAGTCTGGCCCAGCAAATGAAAGAGGCCGGTGTTGATAATTCCGGTATTAACAGTAATTTACTTTATAATGCGCTCGGCGCGGATGGCACGCTTCCGGTCAGCTACAGCGATGTGATCCAGCTGGAAGATGGCGATGCCTTTCTGGTCTGTACCGACGGCTTCTGGTGCAGCCTGTCGCCGCAGGAAATGGAGCAGGCGCTGCGGATGGTCAACTCGCCGGAAGAGTGGCTGGCACTGATGCAAAAAGCCATTAATCGCAGTGAAAAAAAAGACAATTTGAGTGCTGTGGCCGTTTGGGTAGGCTCGCCACAGGAAACCACCCTATTACAATCGATGGCGGATTCGGCTCGTTTTTTACCGCCGCGTGATTAA
- the tagH gene encoding type VI secretion system-associated FHA domain protein TagH, which produces MRFTIVESRTEAPVTACDFVAPGGTIGRSVDNDLVLPDDERAISRLQAVVHVASSGDCRLTSHGSVIAVLHNQAPLARGSQIALQHGDLLSIGDYQIQVSDPARASETPFSDVDPLALFGEDHSLPADPLGILHEEEPIIIHSSDAQTPEQLAARTARQNDARLGIEPIGHDAPYSERPASDSNAERLLAALMEGMGLEHGAGKPALTEDQLRMTGRMLSLFSQGTVALLSSRSILKRGVKAEMTMILNEANNPFKILPSGKTVLMQIYQSQMPGFMPPEQAVRDALVDLQAHQLGMIAGIRAIIAAMLQSFNPQRLEDNAKRDGVLPKFGLPGSKKAAMWQAYQRHYQNTSGEIEDDFHTLFGDAFLQAYDMEVNQYKDSQIRPEDE; this is translated from the coding sequence ATGCGATTTACCATTGTTGAGAGCAGAACCGAGGCGCCCGTCACCGCCTGTGACTTTGTCGCCCCCGGCGGCACCATTGGCCGCAGCGTGGATAACGATCTGGTCCTTCCCGATGACGAACGTGCTATTTCTCGCCTGCAGGCGGTGGTGCACGTGGCCAGCAGCGGCGACTGCCGGCTGACCAGTCACGGCAGTGTGATTGCGGTGTTGCATAACCAGGCGCCGCTGGCACGCGGCAGCCAGATTGCGCTGCAACATGGCGATTTGCTGAGCATTGGCGACTATCAGATTCAGGTCAGCGATCCGGCACGGGCCAGTGAAACGCCGTTCAGCGATGTCGACCCGCTGGCGCTGTTTGGCGAGGATCACTCGCTGCCGGCCGATCCGTTGGGGATCCTGCATGAAGAAGAGCCGATTATTATCCACTCCAGCGATGCGCAGACGCCGGAACAGCTCGCGGCGCGCACCGCCCGCCAGAATGATGCCAGGCTGGGAATCGAACCGATTGGTCATGACGCGCCTTACAGCGAACGCCCGGCCAGCGACAGCAACGCCGAACGGCTGCTGGCGGCGCTGATGGAAGGCATGGGTCTGGAGCACGGTGCGGGTAAACCGGCGCTGACCGAAGATCAGCTGCGGATGACCGGCAGAATGCTGAGCCTGTTTTCGCAGGGAACGGTTGCCCTGCTCTCTTCGCGCTCGATCCTCAAGCGCGGCGTGAAGGCCGAAATGACCATGATCCTCAATGAAGCCAATAATCCGTTTAAGATCCTGCCGTCGGGTAAAACCGTGCTGATGCAGATTTATCAGAGCCAGATGCCGGGCTTTATGCCGCCAGAGCAGGCGGTGCGCGATGCGCTGGTCGATCTGCAAGCGCATCAGCTGGGGATGATTGCCGGCATCCGCGCGATTATCGCCGCCATGCTGCAGTCGTTTAATCCTCAGCGGCTGGAGGATAATGCGAAACGTGATGGCGTCTTGCCAAAATTTGGTCTGCCGGGCAGCAAAAAAGCCGCGATGTGGCAAGCCTATCAACGTCATTATCAGAACACCTCAGGCGAAATTGAGGACGATTTCCATACCCTGTTTGGCGATGCATTCCTGCAGGCCTATGACATGGAAGTGAATCAGTACAAAGACTCACAAATCAGACCGGAAGATGAATGA
- the tagF gene encoding type VI secretion system-associated protein TagF, whose protein sequence is MAENTELGWYGKLPSTGDFLQRRLPEAMVNSWSNWFQLGLSHWHHHSERNAELFSRAPVWNFALPATLGVQRVQIGCLLASRDRVGRAWPLLAVQSVPVSLWHPAQLAVSGDWFSHLGQTLHRAVSTNVTPDALSQALLSLPPLSLPDTGRSDIMDVIGYQDLPCTLAWHEVSQRFNPGQYTSYWWTNQSDGYPLVSHKHSGNLTAQLFSQLFDPAAVAQPGRHGLYPPMFE, encoded by the coding sequence ATGGCAGAAAATACAGAGTTGGGATGGTACGGCAAGCTGCCTTCCACCGGTGATTTTCTTCAGCGCAGGTTGCCTGAGGCGATGGTCAACAGCTGGTCAAACTGGTTCCAGCTCGGTTTATCGCACTGGCATCACCACAGTGAGCGCAACGCTGAGCTGTTCAGCCGGGCGCCGGTATGGAATTTCGCCCTGCCCGCCACGCTGGGCGTGCAGCGGGTGCAGATTGGCTGCCTGCTGGCCTCACGCGACAGAGTGGGTCGCGCGTGGCCGCTGCTGGCGGTACAAAGCGTGCCGGTCAGCCTCTGGCATCCGGCGCAGCTGGCGGTGTCGGGCGACTGGTTTAGCCACCTCGGCCAGACTTTGCACCGTGCGGTGTCGACCAACGTCACCCCAGACGCACTGAGCCAGGCGTTACTTTCCCTGCCGCCCCTGTCGCTTCCTGACACCGGCAGATCGGACATTATGGACGTGATTGGCTACCAGGATCTCCCCTGCACGCTGGCCTGGCATGAAGTGTCACAACGCTTCAATCCCGGCCAGTACACCAGCTACTGGTGGACCAATCAGAGCGACGGCTATCCTCTGGTCAGCCATAAACACAGCGGCAACCTCACCGCACAGCTTTTTTCACAATTATTCGATCCGGCCGCCGTGGCGCAACCGGGTCGACATGGACTCTATCCTCCGATGTTTGAATAG
- the tssM gene encoding type VI secretion system membrane subunit TssM: protein MSSRLYSLIFSRLLWGFFGISALSAVIWMLGPQLLIGGSHWLEPVINRQLAICLCFFLWIIFQLIPQLYRAWFNSRLLNNLQHNDNVDYADRAMTEELLSTRFSEAAMRLKKTQFSGRDRKKKPRGWLQRVNSQYLYQLPWYMIVGAPGAGKTTALVNSGLEFPLSDSFGKTALRGVGGTRHCDWWFTEDAVLLDTAGRYTLQESQRAKDASEWQTFITLLKRYRTRQPINGVIMTVSVADLLSDSAEARFNQATALRQRMSELHQQTGIHFPVYVMVTKTDLLKGFMSYFASLDKAQRDRIWGFSFPWENNRQSESAINQLFDRQFRLLTQQLQDDLAGNMARESDLTLRAECFLFPQEFASLRPLLAEYLDIVFSPENGEMPWSVRGVFFTSGTQEGLPFDRIMGELNRKLQLPQASGHSIASWDSVNRHAPIPANKGQSYFIRSLMDDMIFAESGLAGSDRSWEHRNRLLHWAGYASLALALMIATMLWTTSYYKNQQYLHQVESRMIAVDQQAKRLAANNSGDILDLLPFLNSLVALPQSESFSVEAPPLSMRGGLYRGGQVSDAAWGFYQNALKSLLLPRVAQNITQTLRQDKGDDSEFSRNALRAYQMLYQPRSYDGEFLRGWVMQNLQRTLPANVTTRQLQQLDWHLSQLLDRQIQSSPFIRDNTLMMRKLALDLENAGRQPETGTVIIPAAERVAANVH from the coding sequence ATGTCTTCTCGCCTTTATTCCCTGATTTTTAGCCGCCTGCTGTGGGGCTTTTTCGGCATCAGCGCGCTGTCGGCGGTGATCTGGATGCTTGGCCCTCAGCTGTTAATCGGCGGCAGCCACTGGCTGGAGCCGGTCATTAACCGCCAGCTGGCCATTTGCCTGTGCTTCTTCCTGTGGATTATCTTCCAGCTGATCCCCCAGCTGTATCGCGCCTGGTTTAACTCGCGCTTGCTGAATAACCTGCAGCACAATGACAACGTCGATTATGCCGACCGGGCGATGACCGAAGAGTTGCTCAGCACCCGCTTCAGTGAAGCGGCCATGCGGCTGAAGAAAACCCAGTTTAGCGGGCGGGATCGCAAGAAAAAGCCGCGCGGCTGGCTGCAGCGCGTTAATTCCCAGTATTTGTACCAGCTGCCCTGGTACATGATTGTCGGCGCGCCTGGCGCGGGTAAAACCACGGCGCTGGTGAATTCGGGTCTTGAATTCCCGCTCAGCGACAGCTTTGGTAAAACCGCGCTGCGCGGCGTTGGCGGCACCCGTCATTGCGACTGGTGGTTTACCGAAGACGCGGTGCTGCTGGATACCGCCGGGCGTTATACCCTGCAGGAAAGCCAGCGCGCGAAGGATGCCAGCGAGTGGCAGACCTTTATCACCCTGCTGAAGCGCTACCGCACGCGCCAGCCGATCAACGGGGTGATCATGACCGTCAGCGTCGCCGATCTGCTTAGCGACTCGGCGGAAGCGCGCTTTAATCAGGCGACGGCGCTGCGCCAGCGTATGTCCGAACTGCATCAGCAAACCGGTATCCACTTCCCGGTGTATGTGATGGTGACTAAAACGGACCTGCTGAAAGGCTTTATGAGCTATTTCGCGTCGCTGGATAAAGCGCAGCGCGATCGCATCTGGGGCTTCAGCTTCCCGTGGGAAAATAACCGCCAGAGCGAATCGGCTATCAACCAGCTGTTCGACCGCCAGTTCCGCCTGCTGACCCAACAGCTGCAGGACGATTTGGCCGGCAATATGGCGCGGGAAAGTGACCTGACGCTGCGGGCCGAGTGCTTCCTGTTCCCGCAGGAGTTTGCTTCTTTACGGCCACTGCTGGCGGAATACCTCGATATTGTCTTCTCACCGGAAAATGGCGAGATGCCGTGGTCCGTGCGCGGGGTGTTCTTTACCAGCGGCACCCAGGAAGGGCTGCCGTTTGACCGCATTATGGGTGAGTTGAACAGAAAGCTGCAGCTGCCGCAGGCGTCAGGCCACTCCATTGCCAGCTGGGATTCGGTTAACCGCCATGCGCCAATCCCCGCGAACAAAGGCCAGAGCTATTTTATCCGCTCGCTGATGGATGACATGATTTTTGCCGAAAGCGGGCTGGCAGGCAGCGATCGCTCCTGGGAGCACCGCAACCGGCTGCTGCACTGGGCCGGCTATGCCTCGCTGGCACTGGCGCTGATGATTGCCACCATGCTCTGGACCACCAGCTATTATAAAAATCAGCAGTATCTGCACCAGGTGGAAAGCCGGATGATCGCGGTCGACCAGCAGGCGAAACGGCTGGCAGCCAATAACTCCGGGGATATCCTGGATCTGCTACCCTTCTTAAACAGCCTGGTGGCGTTGCCGCAAAGTGAGAGTTTCTCGGTTGAAGCGCCCCCGCTCAGCATGCGCGGTGGATTATATCGCGGTGGCCAGGTGAGCGATGCGGCCTGGGGCTTCTATCAGAACGCGTTGAAATCCCTGCTGCTGCCGCGCGTGGCGCAAAACATCACCCAGACCCTGCGACAGGACAAGGGCGATGACAGTGAATTCAGCCGGAATGCGTTGCGTGCGTATCAGATGCTGTATCAGCCCCGCAGCTATGACGGCGAATTCTTACGCGGCTGGGTGATGCAGAATCTTCAGCGCACTCTGCCGGCGAACGTCACGACCCGCCAGCTTCAGCAACTGGACTGGCATCTGAGCCAGCTGCTGGACCGGCAGATCCAGAGTTCTCCCTTTATCCGGGACAATACGCTGATGATGAGAAAGTTAGCGCTGGATTTGGAAAATGCAGGACGACAGCCTGAAACAGGCACGGTAATTATTCCTGCGGCTGAACGTGTGGCAGCGAACGTTCACTGA
- the icmH gene encoding type IVB secretion system protein IcmH/DotU — MTPEYPADALPYVSPENPLLAAAAPLLNAIVQIRLAATHDDPAGLRQQLVDEIRLFETRCKQAGLPFDMIIGARYCLCSVLDEAAAQTPWGTRGVWSGNGLLVTFHNESWGGEKVFQLLSRVSQNPKLHLPLLEVIHYCLLLGYEGRYRGIDQGKLQRDALRTRLAQLISDTRVQQQPLVEPQPLSPASQNTFWRPPVPLWACVMLTAFVACLIYSGLNWRLGNSAEPLLRAIWQTPLPKAEPVRRSNSTQAMLDLRTRLDDLIVDRTLDVADGANGSKVIIAADKLFNRGGSDLTPAGRAIMVRVAAAMDNIKGTLQVSVYTDNQPQRTARFPSNYEYSLAQAHTLTSLLQQLMIQPGHMIRGEGRGDSNPLLPNDSQENRAQNRRVEILLFPAPEVQSSSKPAGKS; from the coding sequence ATGACCCCGGAATACCCCGCTGACGCGCTTCCTTACGTCAGCCCAGAAAACCCGTTGCTGGCCGCAGCGGCACCGTTGCTGAATGCAATTGTGCAGATCCGCCTGGCAGCCACGCATGACGACCCTGCCGGCCTGCGTCAGCAACTGGTCGATGAGATCCGCCTGTTTGAAACCCGATGTAAACAAGCCGGCCTGCCTTTTGACATGATCATTGGTGCCCGCTACTGCCTGTGCAGCGTGCTGGACGAAGCCGCGGCGCAAACCCCGTGGGGCACGCGCGGCGTCTGGTCGGGCAACGGTCTGCTGGTCACCTTCCATAATGAAAGTTGGGGTGGCGAAAAAGTCTTCCAGCTGCTTTCCCGCGTCTCGCAAAATCCCAAATTGCATCTGCCGCTGCTTGAGGTGATCCACTACTGTCTGCTGTTGGGCTATGAAGGCCGTTACCGTGGCATCGACCAGGGTAAGCTGCAGCGTGATGCGTTGCGCACCCGCCTGGCCCAGTTGATTAGCGATACCCGCGTGCAGCAGCAACCGCTGGTCGAACCCCAACCGTTATCGCCCGCCAGCCAGAACACCTTCTGGCGACCGCCGGTGCCGTTGTGGGCATGCGTTATGCTGACCGCCTTTGTGGCCTGCCTGATTTATTCCGGCCTTAACTGGCGTCTGGGGAATTCGGCGGAGCCGCTGCTGCGTGCCATCTGGCAAACGCCGCTGCCCAAGGCCGAACCGGTCAGACGCTCAAACTCGACGCAGGCGATGCTGGATTTGCGCACGCGGCTGGACGATCTGATTGTTGACCGCACGCTGGATGTTGCCGACGGCGCCAATGGCAGCAAGGTGATTATTGCGGCCGACAAGCTGTTTAACCGCGGCGGCAGTGATTTAACCCCTGCGGGCCGGGCGATCATGGTGCGCGTCGCCGCCGCCATGGACAACATTAAAGGCACGCTGCAGGTCAGCGTCTATACCGATAACCAACCGCAGCGTACCGCCCGCTTCCCGTCTAATTATGAATATTCGCTGGCCCAGGCCCATACGCTGACCTCGCTATTGCAGCAGCTGATGATCCAACCTGGCCATATGATCCGCGGTGAAGGCCGCGGTGACAGCAACCCACTGCTGCCGAACGACAGCCAGGAAAACCGGGCGCAAAACCGCCGGGTGGAAATCCTGCTTTTCCCGGCGCCTGAAGTTCAGAGCAGCAGCAAACCCGCGGGGAAATCCTGA
- a CDS encoding SH3 domain-containing protein: protein MKCMRTNVKISIAFTLLAVLSLSGCKAPPPPITDDTIVTSEVDGVKFTHRHAVQAPTSFTPVNETYRALYNASVMTSPDFSGKNVRYLENGKPFTVLGEVENHWLAIADPDQEQLIGYVPFKAGVKTDLYDATIKSDRPRPRKNAKKVCVDVGGQSKACRNNATATWILE, encoded by the coding sequence CCTGTTGGCAGTGCTGTCCCTGTCCGGATGCAAGGCTCCTCCTCCGCCGATAACGGATGACACCATCGTAACCAGCGAAGTGGATGGCGTGAAGTTCACCCATCGTCACGCGGTGCAGGCACCGACGTCGTTTACCCCCGTCAATGAGACCTACCGCGCGTTGTATAATGCGTCGGTGATGACCAGCCCGGATTTCAGCGGCAAGAACGTCCGCTATCTTGAAAATGGCAAACCTTTCACCGTACTGGGTGAAGTGGAAAATCACTGGCTGGCTATCGCCGATCCCGATCAGGAACAGCTGATTGGTTACGTGCCGTTCAAAGCCGGCGTGAAAACCGACCTGTATGACGCCACGATCAAAAGCGATCGTCCCCGCCCACGTAAAAACGCCAAAAAAGTGTGCGTCGATGTGGGTGGCCAAAGTAAAGCCTGCCGCAACAACGCGACGGCCACCTGGATCCTGGAATAA